Proteins found in one Mytilus edulis chromosome 2, xbMytEdul2.2, whole genome shotgun sequence genomic segment:
- the LOC139511901 gene encoding beta-1,3-galactosyltransferase 5-like, whose product MRRIRIARKRAVAVFFIISVLIFTYTMTFGNTLIIERKDSEKYIHYNNAEKMLKPGDIKYSINNKNICKQHHVVSCIVLVHSEVTHFNRRLELRNTWLNSTFYKGKVVKVIYLVGTVNDETLTKKLVKENHQHGDIVQGNFIDTFRNSTYKGFMGIKWVNEYCLNADVVIKTDDNAFINLFLFFEQYYSHIIDNAYIMGAYMQSSKIIRAKSSRWYVPDSYLKGKQMYPSPYLSGYAVFLPTTLIPSFYRAAISSDFFPVEDYYLFGVLPAKIKSYKNGVKFQFLDNKKYMIGNEEQWINCYASSGQCKFLTLFTSSHRLDIERLWYSVVKNRNLMN is encoded by the coding sequence ATGAGGAGAATACGAATAGCTAGGAAAAGGGCAGTAGCAGTTTTCTTCATCATAAGTGTTTTAATATTTACCTACACCATGACTTTTGGAAACACTCTAATCATTGAAAGGAAAGACTCCGAAAAATATATCCATTACAACAACGCTGAGAAGATGTTGAAACCAGGAGATATCAAATATTcgataaataataaaaacatctgcAAACAACACCACGTGGTATCATGCATTGTTCTTGTCCATTCGGAAGTAACACATTTTAATCGACGTTTGGAACTCAGGAATACTTGGTTGAATTCGACGTTTTACAAAGGGAAAGTTGTCAAAGTGATTTATTTAGTTGGCACCGTTAATGATGAAACCCTCACAAAGAAACTGGTAAAAGAGAATCACCAGCATGGAGATATTGTACAGGGAAATTTTATTGATACGTTTCGTAATTCAACTTATAAAGGATTCATGGGAATAAAATGGGTAAATGAATACTGCTTGAATGCTGACGTTGTTATAAAAACTGATGACAATGCTTTTATAAACTTGTTTCTGTTTTTTGAACAGTACTATAGTCATATTATAGACAACGCCTATATAATGGGAGCATACATGCAATCCAGTAAAATAATACGAGCTAAATCCAGTAGATGGTACGTTCCAGATTCATACCTTAAAGGCAAACAGATGTATCCTTCACCTTATTTAAGTGGATATGCTGTGTTTTTACCAACAACTCTGATCCCTAGTTTTTACAGGGCTGCTATATCTTCAGATTTTTTTCCTGTTGAGGATTATTATCTTTTTGGTGTTCTGCCGGCGaaaattaaaagttataaaaatggCGTCAAATTTCAATTCttagataacaaaaaatatatgattgGGAACGAAGAACAATGGATAAATTGCTATGCCTCCTCAGGTCAATGCAAATTTCTGACACTTTTTACGAGCAGTCATCGTCTTGATATTGAAAGACTATGGTATTCAGTAGTCAAAAACAGAAATCTTATGAATTAG